One segment of Arcanobacterium phocae DNA contains the following:
- a CDS encoding PI-PLC domain-containing protein, giving the protein MLAHNTADWMEKVDGERPLAELCLPGTHDTMTATCDHPFYRTQSLSLMEQLEAGVRYVDLRLKRNLFAAHREWQSNITGSEIFDEMTGFLREHPSEVIIARVQNANERKDDFMKYGRAMLDLVANYQEFFPEWESDRQPWGSVGDYRGKIVAFECAPEQYGFTQIGGHFWAQAWHNNPTLLIQDLWEGPDLEEKWSAIREAMGTDTDERLVLNHVSATLGELGNPLGYAQELNPRVAELFKEKQGEDLSLRGVQIFDFVTPELARATVEMNLR; this is encoded by the coding sequence ATGTTGGCGCATAACACAGCGGACTGGATGGAGAAGGTTGATGGCGAACGGCCGCTAGCTGAGCTCTGTTTGCCAGGTACGCATGACACCATGACTGCAACATGTGATCATCCTTTTTATCGAACGCAATCCTTGTCTCTTATGGAGCAACTTGAAGCTGGTGTGCGTTACGTTGATCTGCGTCTGAAGCGAAATCTATTTGCGGCGCATCGGGAATGGCAGTCAAATATTACTGGCTCTGAAATATTCGACGAGATGACCGGATTCTTACGCGAACACCCATCTGAAGTCATTATTGCTAGAGTACAAAATGCGAATGAGCGCAAGGATGACTTCATGAAATATGGTCGTGCCATGCTGGATCTCGTTGCTAACTATCAAGAGTTCTTCCCAGAGTGGGAATCTGATAGGCAACCATGGGGTAGCGTTGGTGACTATCGTGGGAAGATTGTGGCCTTTGAATGTGCTCCAGAGCAATATGGTTTTACCCAAATTGGTGGCCACTTCTGGGCGCAAGCTTGGCACAATAATCCAACACTTCTGATTCAAGATTTATGGGAAGGTCCAGATCTTGAAGAAAAGTGGTCAGCAATTCGTGAGGCAATGGGTACTGACACTGATGAACGTCTCGTTCTTAATCATGTCAGTGCAACACTTGGCGAACTAGGTAACCCACTGGGATACGCGCAAGAACTAAATCCGCGAGTAGCGGAGCTATTTAAGGAAAAGCAAGGAGAAGATTTGTCTTTACGTGGAGTACAAATCTTTGATTTTGTTACACCGGAGCTTGCACGTGCAACAGTCGAAATGAATCTACGATAG
- a CDS encoding MFS transporter yields the protein MSAKFKEIFTTTGLFQLILVTVNAQLIYAFWDIRNTLPQDFPAALGVTDAQAGQLYSMQGLVIILGTVALGWIGDRFPIRVIMAIASAGVGGISLYITLASPGIPFPVLLACFFLMLLCSEVLFKPANFKAVSLSTSAEHQGTAFGLFEFGRGLLAFLISLLWTVMIAISATPFAIMLTASCIVIGAGVAVFFVVPKGTKVGDADTQSASAKEAIRGVGHVAKLPVVWIAGINVFCIYGTFVAAGTYFARYLQAGYGTSAVVAAVFATTVIGLRMLPLVSSILVEKVFKTATRFMRFMEVILAVILAVIGVIFITNPATVTEFSADNAPDNIVSTGIFWTLVVLMLLASAITFMVRGVYYAPIGEFNVPKRHASAAMSFAITLGYIPALVAPIVLSNVIVPSVKNDVGEIVTQVLTPTSSLGGVFFGLAVLAIVAAVLSHIMVRMHQKMEDNHVGA from the coding sequence ATGAGCGCAAAATTTAAAGAAATTTTCACGACGACGGGGCTTTTCCAGTTGATACTTGTGACTGTAAACGCCCAACTCATCTACGCATTCTGGGATATTAGAAACACTCTTCCCCAGGATTTCCCTGCCGCGTTGGGTGTAACAGATGCACAGGCAGGACAGCTTTATTCAATGCAAGGCCTTGTTATTATCCTAGGAACGGTGGCACTCGGATGGATTGGAGATCGTTTTCCAATTCGTGTGATTATGGCGATCGCTTCGGCAGGCGTTGGGGGAATATCGCTATACATCACCTTGGCTTCCCCCGGGATCCCGTTCCCGGTGCTATTAGCATGTTTCTTCTTGATGTTGCTATGCTCTGAAGTCTTGTTTAAACCTGCAAACTTCAAAGCAGTAAGTCTTTCAACAAGTGCAGAGCACCAAGGAACAGCTTTTGGCTTGTTCGAATTTGGACGTGGCCTACTAGCTTTCCTGATTTCGCTTCTCTGGACAGTGATGATTGCTATAAGTGCTACTCCGTTCGCGATTATGCTTACTGCTTCCTGCATCGTAATAGGTGCTGGTGTAGCGGTATTCTTCGTTGTTCCGAAGGGTACTAAGGTTGGAGATGCAGATACTCAGAGTGCTTCTGCTAAGGAAGCTATCCGTGGCGTTGGACATGTTGCAAAGCTCCCAGTGGTTTGGATCGCGGGCATCAACGTGTTCTGTATCTACGGCACATTTGTTGCTGCTGGTACATATTTCGCACGCTACCTTCAGGCAGGATACGGAACGAGCGCAGTTGTTGCAGCAGTATTCGCAACCACAGTTATCGGGTTGCGGATGCTTCCACTTGTTTCTAGTATTCTCGTTGAAAAGGTATTCAAGACTGCCACCCGGTTTATGCGGTTCATGGAAGTTATCCTTGCAGTCATTCTTGCTGTTATCGGAGTAATCTTCATTACCAACCCGGCAACCGTGACGGAGTTTTCGGCAGACAACGCACCAGATAACATCGTAAGCACAGGAATCTTCTGGACGCTCGTCGTTTTGATGCTCCTTGCATCGGCTATTACGTTTATGGTGCGAGGCGTTTATTACGCTCCGATCGGCGAGTTCAATGTACCGAAGAGACACGCATCTGCTGCTATGTCATTTGCCATTACCTTAGGTTACATTCCAGCTCTCGTTGCGCCTATTGTTTTGTCGAACGTTATTGTTCCTTCGGTTAAGAACGACGTCGGTGAGATTGTCACGCAGGTACTGACACCAACGTCATCGCTCGGTGGCGTATTCTTCGGTCTTGCAGTTCTGGCGATTGTCGCCGCGGTTCTCTCGCATATTATGGTGCGGATGCATCAAAAGATGGAAGACAACCATGTTGGCGCATAA
- a CDS encoding sugar phosphate isomerase/epimerase family protein, producing MKIAGAPISWGVCEVPNWGYQLSPERVLTEMKEMGLTATEFGPQGWLPQEPEARAKAVSGYGLEPVGSFFLAVMHDPNVDPIPAVERELDAFEVAGGTNLILAADSGQDGYDTRPVLDETGWNTLFTNLSRITEVAAARGVTASLHPHWGTMVQNLDEVERVLDNSQVGLCLDTGHLACGGADVVELVKKYADRVKIVHAKDIHKDMTDQLLPGTLTWGQGVKAGMFAPIGEGDIDFAAIVSELDKVGFDGYYVLEQDIMIDGEPAPGEGPLLDAQKSFEALKALAR from the coding sequence ATGAAAATTGCAGGGGCACCCATCAGCTGGGGAGTATGTGAAGTTCCAAATTGGGGATACCAGTTGTCGCCAGAACGTGTCCTTACCGAAATGAAAGAAATGGGACTAACTGCAACTGAGTTTGGCCCTCAAGGCTGGCTACCTCAGGAGCCAGAGGCACGCGCTAAGGCAGTGTCCGGATATGGTCTCGAACCAGTTGGTTCTTTTTTCTTGGCAGTTATGCATGATCCTAATGTTGATCCGATTCCTGCCGTGGAGCGTGAGCTCGATGCGTTCGAAGTCGCGGGTGGAACTAACTTAATTCTTGCCGCTGATTCGGGACAGGACGGATATGACACTCGCCCAGTTCTAGATGAAACTGGGTGGAATACCCTATTCACAAACCTGTCACGGATCACCGAAGTAGCTGCAGCTCGTGGCGTAACCGCTTCGCTACATCCTCATTGGGGAACAATGGTGCAAAACCTAGACGAAGTTGAACGTGTCTTGGATAACTCACAGGTCGGTCTTTGCCTCGATACAGGGCATCTCGCCTGTGGTGGCGCTGACGTTGTTGAGCTGGTGAAAAAGTATGCTGATCGTGTCAAGATCGTTCACGCGAAAGATATCCACAAGGATATGACTGACCAGCTACTACCTGGAACTTTAACGTGGGGTCAGGGCGTCAAGGCTGGTATGTTTGCTCCCATTGGTGAGGGCGATATCGATTTCGCTGCCATTGTTTCAGAACTCGATAAAGTCGGTTTCGACGGCTATTACGTTCTAGAGCAAGACATCATGATCGACGGCGAACCGGCGCCTGGCGAAGGTCCCCTACTTGACGCTCAAAAGTCATTTGAAGCTCTAAAAGCCTTGGCACGGTGA
- a CDS encoding zinc-binding dehydrogenase: MSVQIPATMRAAVLRDPKIGLQVETIKTPHPRDGEVLIKVTACGMCHSDLHVIGGKIAFPLPCVLGHEVTGQIVEVGPGNEQTGLHVGQNVAGAFLMPCGKCEYCAQGRDDLCAPFFDMNRIKGQLYDGHTRLFGLDNEPIAMYSMGALSEYCVIPSTSVTALEDGMDMVAGSILGCAALTGYGAVRRGANLQYGETVAVVATGGIGSNIIQVAKAFGAAQIIAIDVDDEKLEAARKLGATDVVNSMKRNVRDEVLALTNGRGVDVAFEALGRPETWTSALDSLRDGGRMVPIGLGAGVQTAAVEINRTVRRSQSILGSYGARTRQDLPTVVKMASDGYIDYRHIVTRKFSLDQAGEGYKLLAQGKIQGRAVVDMSL; this comes from the coding sequence ATGTCTGTACAAATACCCGCAACGATGCGGGCAGCTGTTTTACGTGATCCTAAGATCGGATTGCAAGTTGAAACAATTAAAACACCGCATCCGCGAGATGGTGAAGTACTCATAAAAGTAACTGCTTGTGGAATGTGCCATTCAGACCTACACGTCATCGGTGGGAAAATCGCTTTCCCATTGCCGTGTGTTCTTGGGCATGAGGTAACGGGCCAAATTGTTGAGGTTGGGCCAGGCAATGAGCAAACAGGACTTCATGTTGGGCAGAATGTTGCTGGTGCGTTTTTGATGCCATGTGGAAAGTGTGAATACTGTGCTCAAGGTCGAGATGACCTATGTGCGCCATTTTTTGATATGAACCGTATTAAAGGACAGCTATATGACGGTCATACCCGCCTTTTTGGTCTAGATAACGAACCAATTGCTATGTATTCTATGGGAGCCTTATCCGAATACTGTGTAATTCCATCGACATCGGTTACTGCACTCGAAGACGGGATGGATATGGTTGCTGGTTCTATCCTCGGATGTGCGGCGTTGACAGGATATGGAGCTGTCCGTCGTGGCGCTAATTTACAATACGGAGAAACTGTTGCCGTTGTTGCAACTGGAGGAATTGGATCAAACATTATTCAAGTTGCAAAAGCTTTTGGTGCTGCGCAAATTATTGCTATCGACGTCGATGATGAGAAGCTCGAAGCTGCACGTAAGCTCGGTGCAACTGATGTTGTTAACTCAATGAAACGGAACGTACGCGATGAAGTGCTAGCCCTTACTAACGGCCGCGGCGTGGACGTAGCATTCGAAGCACTTGGACGTCCCGAAACTTGGACATCTGCGCTAGATTCACTTCGTGACGGTGGACGTATGGTGCCGATTGGGCTGGGTGCTGGCGTTCAAACAGCGGCTGTGGAAATTAACCGAACTGTCCGTCGCTCGCAATCGATTTTAGGATCGTATGGCGCTCGTACACGTCAAGATTTGCCGACGGTTGTGAAGATGGCTTCTGACGGTTATATCGACTACCGTCACATCGTGACCCGAAAGTTCTCATTGGATCAGGCCGGTGAAGGGTACAAGTTATTGGCGCAGGGCAAGATTCAAGGACGTGCCGTTGTGGATATGTCCTTGTAA